In Leptospiraceae bacterium, one DNA window encodes the following:
- a CDS encoding flagellar hook-basal body protein produces MLRGIYTGSNGMTIQQTRMDTIANNLANVDKTAYKKDTTIFKTFPELLIHRFEEDGVGKVPMGSFDTAPVVGKIGLGGEVNEIYTRFEQGAVKKTDNHSDIMIQDKPGVEKPAFFVVMTNRGERLTRSGSFILDRKGNLVTPQGFPLMGEKGPIQVAGGNFLIKENGEVYINSTIGNDPRNGTSIDKNRFDSPILLDRLKIRTVENPRHLDKEGDSFYNDTPESGEPVGFQEEFSPSVLQGYLEASNVQVVTEMVEMIEVNRAYEANQKAVQTHDQMLGKLINEVSR; encoded by the coding sequence ATGCTCAGAGGGATTTATACCGGATCGAACGGAATGACAATTCAACAGACAAGGATGGACACAATCGCAAACAATCTTGCAAATGTTGATAAAACAGCGTATAAAAAGGATACTACGATATTTAAAACCTTCCCGGAATTACTGATTCACAGATTTGAAGAAGACGGTGTAGGAAAGGTTCCGATGGGGTCTTTTGATACCGCTCCTGTAGTCGGAAAAATTGGTTTGGGTGGTGAAGTGAATGAAATTTACACTAGATTTGAGCAAGGTGCAGTAAAAAAAACAGACAACCACTCGGATATAATGATACAAGATAAACCCGGAGTGGAAAAGCCCGCCTTTTTTGTTGTAATGACAAACAGAGGAGAAAGATTGACAAGAAGCGGTTCATTTATCTTGGATAGGAAGGGGAATTTAGTCACACCACAAGGATTTCCACTGATGGGAGAAAAAGGACCGATTCAGGTTGCAGGTGGAAATTTTTTGATTAAAGAGAATGGTGAAGTCTATATAAATTCTACAATTGGGAATGACCCCAGAAATGGAACGAGTATTGATAAAAATCGTTTTGATTCACCCATATTATTGGATCGGTTAAAAATCAGGACTGTGGAGAATCCACGCCATTTGGATAAAGAGGGAGATTCTTTTTATAACGATACACCTGAGTCCGGAGAGCCTGTGGGGTTTCAGGAGGAATTTTCTCCTTCTGTTTTACAAGGGTATTTGGAGGCTTCCAATGTTCAGGTAGTTACAGAAATGGTGGAAATGATCGAAGTCAATCGTGCTTATGAGGCAAATCAAAAGGCAGTTCAAACTCACGATCAAATGCTTGGAAAATTGATTAACGAAGTTAGTCGATAA
- a CDS encoding ATP-grasp domain-containing protein — protein sequence MRKDGYFISLGAGKNQIPLIHKANALGLKVISVDKNDKAPGFHFTSIKIIESVHEYRKLYKSIGEIPLIYPIYGVGTRSFGKTVYSASYLAEKLKLPGVKPNSLKIFDNKRKLKEFLEKKGIKVPNYYNWRSNSLMAKTIAIISYPCILKPSFSESKKGIELFYNKDELKEKLNKISPDDSSYLLEEFIEGKEITVLGLVQNQTFHLVSISDKITTTYPPFIEISHRLPSDFEDHSGEIKIICQSIVNLTGIDNCPFVAEFKITNSDEIYLMEVKPEVGGEYLADYLIPQFYGYDYFQNLIKVFIGEPIETKAQKSDRNLKKSHIVFFAPPENKSKLKQISPFEVEPSENLFFRENLKQEGDTLLTSQGNHSRVLVLGIETKKNISHEEFDKSIRERISVKFES from the coding sequence ATGCGAAAAGACGGCTACTTTATTTCACTTGGTGCAGGGAAAAATCAAATCCCTCTAATTCATAAGGCGAATGCCCTTGGATTAAAAGTAATTTCTGTCGATAAGAACGATAAGGCACCCGGTTTTCATTTTACTTCAATCAAAATTATAGAATCTGTGCATGAATATCGAAAGCTATATAAAAGCATCGGTGAAATTCCGCTTATTTACCCAATATACGGAGTAGGAACAAGGTCTTTCGGGAAAACAGTATATTCTGCCTCCTATTTAGCAGAAAAATTGAAACTGCCCGGAGTAAAACCCAATTCATTAAAAATTTTTGATAATAAAAGAAAGCTAAAAGAATTTTTAGAAAAAAAAGGGATCAAGGTTCCTAATTACTACAATTGGCGTTCCAATTCACTTATGGCAAAAACTATTGCCATCATCTCCTACCCTTGTATATTGAAGCCCTCTTTCTCAGAATCAAAAAAAGGAATAGAATTATTCTACAACAAAGATGAGTTAAAAGAAAAATTAAATAAAATTTCTCCCGACGATTCTTCTTATCTATTGGAAGAGTTCATCGAAGGAAAAGAAATCACGGTCCTTGGTCTTGTTCAAAATCAAACATTTCACTTGGTTTCCATTTCAGACAAAATCACAACTACTTATCCACCTTTTATAGAGATTTCCCACAGACTTCCCTCCGATTTTGAAGACCATTCAGGGGAAATAAAAATAATATGCCAATCTATCGTAAATTTAACCGGAATAGACAACTGCCCTTTTGTAGCAGAATTTAAAATTACAAATAGCGATGAAATCTATTTAATGGAAGTGAAACCTGAGGTAGGGGGAGAATATTTGGCAGATTACCTAATCCCTCAATTCTACGGATACGATTATTTTCAAAACTTAATAAAAGTATTTATAGGCGAGCCTATAGAAACAAAAGCTCAAAAATCTGATAGAAATTTAAAAAAATCCCATATCGTATTTTTTGCTCCACCTGAAAATAAGTCTAAACTAAAACAAATTTCTCCATTTGAAGTAGAACCATCAGAAAATTTATTTTTTCGTGAAAATTTAAAGCAAGAAGGAGATACCCTTCTCACTTCTCAAGGGAATCACTCCAGAGTTTTAGTTCTGGGAATTGAAACAAAAAAAAATATTAGCCATGAAGAATTTGATAAAAGCATTCGAGAAAGAATCTCTGTCAAGTTTGAATCCTGA